The genomic DNA AATATATTAACAATCAACTAAATTAAAAATAAAGTTATTCAAAAACTCTAATTATTTAAAAATGTTCATTTCCTCATTATAAACGGGACTTTGTATATTCAAAAAGTTTAGAACACTATGAAACACATGGTTTTGAGTTAGTGTTTTATTAGGTTTTAGTTGTCTTGAATTATCAGATACCCATACAATAAAAGGTATCTCATATTGCTCTTTAGGGGCAAAACTTATAGGCACTCCATGCATATACAGGTTTTTTTCACCTAAAGATTCTCCGTGATCTGAAACAAAAATCATGGTGCTCTTATATTCTTTTAATTGTTTTAAATCATCAATTACATTAGATAGAATATAATCTGTATAAACAATAGTATTATCATATGCATTGAGGAGTTCATTTTGAGAACATTTCCCTAATTCTACACTATTGCAAACAGGTTTAAAAACTTCAAATCGAGGTGGATATTTTTTGCTGTATGTAGGCCCGTGACTTGTACTTGTATGCAATACTATCAGTATTTTATTCTTTTTACTTGCTAGTATCTGTTCTTTTAGTCCGGTCAATAGAACTTCATCATAATTACAGTCTTCTCCTTTGCAATCTTTCTTTAAAACATCTCTGTTTTGATATTTTTCTATATGCACCGGTGGTTCACCCCAGTTTGAAGTTCTCCAAATAACCTCAACATTATTTCTATATAAATAATTAGGCAATATTTCATATAGATCATCACTATTGGTATGTTCTAAAATACATTTTACGCCAGCAGTTGTATAGGTAGCGCAAGAAGTGGCGTTAAAATGAAATAAATTCGATATTTTAGAAAGCAGTGGATTCGTGTTTTTTCCGTAACCGTAAAGAGAAAAATTTTGACTTCTTGCAGATTCTCCAATAACTAAAACTACAACCGATTTCTGGTTATCTTTTATTGTCGCATTTGGCAATAAAATTTCTTTTTCATTTTTTTTGTATTTATGAACATAAAAAAGCGACAAGTTTACTGAATACGACCATGGCATTGCAAGACCTCCTAATTGTTTTGAATTTTTATCAATCCACAACCAATTGCTAGCATTAGCGAAAACTAAAACGGCAATAAATAATAAGGTAAGAGAAGAAAGGGTTAAAAATTTCTTTAACGTTGTATTTATTATTTTCGCTTTAATGATATAGATACTCGGAATAATACCAAGGAAAACAACGTATAGTATTAATTTAAAAGAGAAAAAACTACTCGATTCTTCGTAGTTGGTATTCAACACATTACCAATCATGCTTTCGTCTACTATAACACTATATGTATTGATAAAGTAAACCGCAATCGAATTGATTATAAAGAATATAACCAGTAAGAATTTTCCAAGATAACGAGAGAGGGAGAATATCAGAAAAAAAACAAACGCATTTAAAACTAACATTAGAATTATTAAACTTAAAACTAATATTACACCGTTAAAACTCTTATAATCAAAATTATTAAAGACGTAAGTGAAAAATGGTAAATGAAAGAATAGAAAATTCAAAAAACTCATTAGTAAAACAAAATGAGTTATTTTTAAGTTATTTTTTAACATAGAGATTAATAATTTTATATAATGAAACCGCTAAGCTAATAAATGCTAAGTAAAAGACGATCAAATTATCATTAATTATTCTGCAAATTAACAAAATGCAACAAACCACAAATAATAAAATCAAAACGGGATAGTATTTTTTATTGTTAATCCAACTCCAGATTTTATATTTTCTACTAATAAAAATACCTAAGAGCCCGGAAATATATCCTATAATACTACCTATAATAACATCAAGCGGGTGATGTGCTCCTACTCCTACTCTTGTAAAGGCAAGAATGTATCCTACAGTGATGAGTGCAAAAATCCATAAAATTTTAAATTTTAAATCTTTGGGCATAAATGCAAACAGCAAAATGGTAAGTGTTGTAAAAATTGTTATGGAGTGCCCTGAAGGTAAACTATTGTGACCAAACAATGCTTTTCCGACGATAATAATATTATCATTATTAAACGCTGCTGCTGGTCTTGGAACTGCAAATATGCTTTTTAAAGGGCAAGAAAGCGCAAGAGAAACTAGCAGACCAGATATTAAAGCCTCCCAGATTTTAGGGGCATAAATAATCAAAATGCTTAAAAAAGATAAAATAATCAAAGCGTCTCCAAATTGGGTGAGATTATATTCGAGATTTGGATATTGCCCTAAATGATGATTAATAAAAAAGAAATAATCTTTTTGAATTTGTACATATTTATCAGCACATAAAGCACCTTTACTATATAAAAATAAAACAATGCCAATTAATATAAACAGGGGTAAAAAAAATACAGACAGTTTAATTCTTGAATAATTATTAGTAACACTTACATTCATTATGTTCTTTATTGATATTTTTATACATTAATTAGGTTCTCAAACAATTGGCAGTTTAAAATATCGCTCTTTCATTACGCTAAAAAACAATGATGAAGGACGATCTAAAAACAGCAATAAGTAAAGCTCTCATTGACCTTTCAACCCATCCATCTTTTTGGCAAAACTGTTAATAATGCATAAAATTTGCTGGCTGCAAGTTTAGTTAATCTCTTTTTACTATTCATATCTTGCTCTTTAACAAAAGGTAAAGTAATTGGTAAATTTAGAATAAATTTAGAATTTCTGTCTGTAAAATGTATTTTTTGAAAACAAGCTCTAATTCTTGTAAAAATTTAAAATAGAATAATGTTGGCTTAACATATGATTAATTTACATCCCTCTGGATATTAAATTATTACATTCTTTATACTTATATAACTTTAATACTTCATGTATCTTTTTCCTGAAAATTATTAGACTTCCAGTCTTACAAACAATTTTTAAAAATACTATTTATAACACAATAATACATATTGTTATGAGATTTTTTTTATATTTTTAATTATACTT from uncultured Flavobacterium sp. includes the following:
- the eptA gene encoding phosphoethanolamine--lipid A transferase EptA, yielding MLKNNLKITHFVLLMSFLNFLFFHLPFFTYVFNNFDYKSFNGVILVLSLIILMLVLNAFVFFLIFSLSRYLGKFLLVIFFIINSIAVYFINTYSVIVDESMIGNVLNTNYEESSSFFSFKLILYVVFLGIIPSIYIIKAKIINTTLKKFLTLSSLTLLFIAVLVFANASNWLWIDKNSKQLGGLAMPWSYSVNLSLFYVHKYKKNEKEILLPNATIKDNQKSVVVLVIGESARSQNFSLYGYGKNTNPLLSKISNLFHFNATSCATYTTAGVKCILEHTNSDDLYEILPNYLYRNNVEVIWRTSNWGEPPVHIEKYQNRDVLKKDCKGEDCNYDEVLLTGLKEQILASKKNKILIVLHTSTSHGPTYSKKYPPRFEVFKPVCNSVELGKCSQNELLNAYDNTIVYTDYILSNVIDDLKQLKEYKSTMIFVSDHGESLGEKNLYMHGVPISFAPKEQYEIPFIVWVSDNSRQLKPNKTLTQNHVFHSVLNFLNIQSPVYNEEMNIFK
- a CDS encoding phosphatase PAP2 family protein; this encodes MNVSVTNNYSRIKLSVFFLPLFILIGIVLFLYSKGALCADKYVQIQKDYFFFINHHLGQYPNLEYNLTQFGDALIILSFLSILIIYAPKIWEALISGLLVSLALSCPLKSIFAVPRPAAAFNNDNIIIVGKALFGHNSLPSGHSITIFTTLTILLFAFMPKDLKFKILWIFALITVGYILAFTRVGVGAHHPLDVIIGSIIGYISGLLGIFISRKYKIWSWINNKKYYPVLILLFVVCCILLICRIINDNLIVFYLAFISLAVSLYKIINLYVKK